The Chitinophaga sp. H8 genome contains a region encoding:
- a CDS encoding epimerase — translation MSTKIRAVITGATGMVGEGVLQVCLQNPQVEAVLIINRKPAGISHPKLKEIIHTDFYDLSPIASQLSGYNACFFCLGISSVGLDADAYYKTTYTLTTHVGSLLSGLNPDMTFCYISGAGTDSSEQGRSRWARVKGKTENDLMKLPFKQVYAVRPGFIKPIPGQTRVNRWYKYINWMFPIGRSLFPGGFCRVQELAGAMIYVTGHPYEHKILEGKDIIKLAAMENAGE, via the coding sequence ATGAGCACAAAAATCAGGGCAGTGATTACCGGAGCTACCGGCATGGTAGGCGAAGGGGTATTGCAGGTATGTTTACAAAATCCGCAGGTGGAAGCGGTGCTGATCATCAACCGGAAACCTGCGGGGATATCTCATCCTAAACTGAAAGAAATTATTCACACCGACTTTTATGACCTGTCTCCCATAGCCTCCCAGCTTTCGGGATATAATGCCTGCTTCTTTTGCCTGGGGATTTCATCCGTAGGGCTGGATGCGGATGCTTATTATAAGACTACCTATACTTTAACCACGCATGTAGGCAGTTTACTGAGTGGCTTAAATCCTGATATGACCTTCTGCTATATTTCCGGTGCGGGCACAGATAGCAGCGAACAGGGCCGGAGCAGGTGGGCAAGGGTAAAAGGAAAAACAGAGAATGACCTGATGAAACTACCTTTCAAACAGGTGTATGCTGTTCGCCCGGGGTTTATTAAACCTATACCAGGGCAAACCAGGGTGAACCGTTGGTATAAATATATCAACTGGATGTTTCCGATAGGCCGGTCTTTATTCCCCGGTGGATTTTGCCGGGTGCAGGAACTGGCAGGGGCGATGATCTATGTGACAGGACATCCTTATGAGCATAAAATACTGGAAGGCAAAGACATTATAAAACTGGCCGCAATGGAAAATGCCGGTGAATAA
- a CDS encoding TonB-dependent receptor plug domain-containing protein — MVITASILRRAFALLPLLAFSLSAIACDWKIRVVDENMVPVRNASVLVNTPKTQAVTDKNGIAIFKNIPPAQYHLTITALQFETKQYTLHFNCEKDSTYTIYLYSRQLKAVTVTSQTAVKKLQASSFTVEAIDVSAVHGQSSDVIGLLNRAPGIRLRTDGNIGSQVNINLNGLQGEAIRMFKDGIPLDIFGHGFDPGLIPSNLLSRIEVYKGVMPVSLGADALGGGINFVTAHPKKSLLDVSYEYGSFNTHRTSITGYLGNDSTKRYAGINASHTYTDNSYYVTAPVFNAETGQQVPTRVKRFHDGANAFYGEFYLGWKRLPWADDIRLTLIGSSFYKAIQHDARMHQVYGQAFGEDLGVTSMFRYQKALLQQRLHLDAALIYSFFDTRFVDTATTRYNWDGSILNRRMPKGEINTGNDQQLNYHFYSVRANAGYKINEQHSLQLNQVLTRRQRKGTDPLGALSHTDGVTDVLTIPAIYSKSVTGLNFRSFFAQHKIENNVAVKYYRLYTTGYTTDNFGVSVNGKMNTSSWGALDAISYQFHNNWLAKASYEYAVRLPSEYEVFGDAQLVKENMQLQPEKSHNVNLQVQYSDAGPWQVQTNLFLRHVKNLIFIEPDIPFSRYTNYDNAKVKGIEFDVLYTPFKLLTLGLNGTYQDIRRVDIPDPSLQYLERSRVPNIPFLFGNASARFHYKQLEVYYYINYVHRFFLLPIPRDLEPPLFGKPEKISTTSIIPNDNRTGQWEHAAGAVYRLLNRRISISAECRNIGDVNLYDNFKVQRPGRNFHVKLGWQLQQ; from the coding sequence ATGGTCATCACAGCGTCAATTTTACGGAGAGCCTTTGCTCTCCTGCCTTTGCTTGCATTTTCCTTATCTGCCATTGCATGCGATTGGAAGATCCGGGTGGTAGATGAAAACATGGTGCCGGTAAGGAATGCCAGTGTATTGGTGAATACACCTAAAACACAAGCGGTAACAGACAAAAATGGAATAGCCATCTTCAAAAACATCCCTCCGGCCCAATATCACCTCACCATTACCGCCCTGCAATTTGAAACAAAGCAGTATACCCTGCATTTCAATTGTGAAAAAGATAGTACTTACACCATTTACCTATATTCCCGTCAGTTGAAAGCGGTGACCGTCACCTCTCAAACCGCTGTCAAAAAACTACAGGCCTCCTCTTTTACAGTGGAGGCCATCGATGTCAGCGCTGTACATGGACAAAGCAGTGATGTGATAGGTTTGCTGAACCGCGCTCCTGGCATACGCCTGAGAACTGACGGTAACATCGGCTCCCAGGTGAATATCAATTTAAACGGCCTCCAGGGCGAAGCTATCCGGATGTTTAAAGACGGGATCCCCCTGGATATCTTTGGGCATGGCTTTGATCCGGGACTCATCCCTTCCAACCTGCTCAGCCGGATAGAGGTATATAAAGGCGTAATGCCGGTTTCACTGGGTGCAGACGCATTAGGCGGTGGTATTAATTTCGTGACCGCCCACCCTAAAAAATCACTGTTGGACGTTTCCTATGAATATGGTTCCTTTAATACCCATCGCACCAGCATCACGGGATACCTGGGGAATGACAGTACGAAGAGATATGCAGGCATCAATGCTTCCCACACTTATACGGATAACAGTTACTACGTAACGGCACCGGTATTTAATGCGGAAACCGGACAACAGGTGCCCACGCGTGTTAAGCGTTTCCATGACGGTGCCAATGCCTTTTATGGGGAATTCTACCTCGGCTGGAAACGTTTACCATGGGCTGACGACATCCGTCTTACGCTGATAGGCTCCAGCTTTTACAAAGCTATCCAGCATGATGCCAGAATGCACCAGGTATATGGACAGGCTTTTGGAGAAGATTTAGGTGTTACGTCTATGTTCCGCTATCAGAAAGCATTATTACAACAACGGCTCCATTTAGATGCAGCGTTGATCTATAGCTTCTTTGACACCCGGTTTGTAGATACTGCTACTACCCGGTATAACTGGGATGGCAGTATTTTAAACCGGCGTATGCCCAAAGGGGAAATCAATACCGGTAATGATCAGCAGCTTAATTATCATTTCTATTCTGTTCGTGCCAATGCCGGTTATAAGATCAATGAACAGCATAGCCTGCAATTAAACCAGGTGCTTACCCGCCGCCAGCGCAAGGGCACAGATCCACTCGGTGCCTTATCACATACAGATGGTGTCACGGATGTTTTAACAATACCAGCCATCTATAGCAAAAGCGTTACCGGGCTTAATTTCCGCTCCTTTTTCGCACAACATAAAATAGAAAACAATGTAGCTGTTAAATATTATCGCCTCTATACAACTGGTTACACGACTGACAACTTCGGCGTAAGTGTAAACGGAAAAATGAATACCAGCAGTTGGGGAGCTTTGGATGCTATCAGTTATCAATTTCACAACAACTGGTTGGCAAAGGCCTCTTATGAATATGCAGTACGCCTGCCCTCAGAATATGAAGTATTTGGTGATGCGCAACTGGTAAAAGAGAACATGCAGCTGCAACCGGAGAAAAGCCACAACGTTAATTTACAGGTACAATACAGCGATGCCGGCCCCTGGCAGGTACAAACCAACCTGTTCCTCCGTCATGTAAAAAATCTCATTTTCATTGAGCCAGACATCCCTTTCAGCCGGTATACCAACTATGACAATGCCAAAGTAAAGGGGATAGAATTTGATGTGCTGTATACGCCGTTCAAATTATTGACGCTGGGATTAAATGGCACCTACCAGGATATACGACGGGTTGATATCCCCGACCCCAGCCTGCAATACCTGGAAAGGTCCAGGGTGCCCAATATCCCGTTCCTCTTTGGCAATGCCAGCGCCCGCTTCCATTACAAACAACTGGAGGTTTATTACTATATCAATTATGTACACCGCTTTTTCCTGTTGCCCATACCCAGAGACCTGGAACCACCACTGTTTGGCAAACCGGAAAAGATCAGTACCACCTCTATCATCCCTAACGATAACAGAACCGGGCAATGGGAACATGCTGCCGGAGCGGTATACCGCCTCCTGAACAGGCGGATAAGCATCAGTGCAGAATGCAGGAATATAGGAGATGTAAACCTGTACGACAATTTTAAAGTACAACGCCCTGGCAGAAACTTTCATGTAAAATTAGGCTGGCAATTACAACAATAA
- a CDS encoding helix-turn-helix domain-containing protein produces MMEFTLNENNILELASHYKVKDNVMHFDIPGGHVGFTEYKSNQFNVLQGRYEMETDCFIEDSTSGPSIEMQFNLSAPIEFSIYRQEEILAPAMHHNVINLCGERTTIALEGKKHYQTFDVHLSPAFLTRWYGQYALLDEFLDKANAQEPALLFKDYMPITPQMQVIMKEIVECDYNTFIRQLYIEAKVQELFALQLDLASCMKQIGKSQSMHAADKERIYAAKAYIEENLDTPCSIIALAHKVGTNDFKLKKGFKELFGSTVFAYMQQLRMTKAREYLNNSSLPLDEIAALTGYSNVANFTNAFKKHFNITPGSLRKG; encoded by the coding sequence ATGATGGAGTTTACACTCAATGAGAACAACATACTTGAATTAGCCAGCCATTATAAGGTAAAGGATAATGTGATGCATTTTGATATTCCCGGCGGGCATGTGGGGTTTACAGAATATAAATCCAACCAGTTTAATGTATTGCAGGGGAGGTATGAAATGGAAACGGATTGTTTTATAGAAGACAGCACTTCAGGCCCCTCTATAGAAATGCAGTTTAATTTATCTGCCCCTATTGAATTTAGTATTTACCGGCAGGAAGAGATCCTGGCACCTGCGATGCATCACAATGTTATCAACCTGTGCGGGGAACGTACCACTATTGCCCTGGAAGGAAAAAAACATTACCAGACCTTTGATGTGCATCTGTCGCCCGCCTTCTTAACAAGATGGTATGGGCAATATGCGCTGCTGGATGAATTCCTGGATAAAGCAAATGCACAGGAACCAGCCCTGTTATTTAAAGATTATATGCCCATCACGCCTCAGATGCAGGTGATCATGAAAGAGATTGTGGAATGTGATTATAATACCTTTATCAGACAACTTTACATAGAGGCCAAAGTGCAGGAGCTGTTTGCCTTGCAACTGGACCTGGCCAGCTGTATGAAACAGATCGGCAAATCCCAGAGCATGCATGCGGCAGATAAAGAACGTATCTATGCTGCCAAAGCATATATAGAAGAAAACCTGGATACACCTTGCTCCATCATAGCCCTGGCACATAAAGTAGGGACCAACGATTTTAAGCTGAAAAAAGGATTCAAGGAATTGTTTGGCTCCACCGTGTTTGCCTACATGCAGCAATTACGGATGACGAAAGCCAGGGAATACCTGAACAACAGCAGTTTACCGCTGGATGAAATAGCAGCACTAACCGGCTATTCTAATGTAGCCAATTTTACCAACGCATTTAAAAAGCATTTTAACATCACCCCGGGTTCACTCAGAAAAGGATAG
- a CDS encoding RNA polymerase sigma factor: MSEKLINEQALLLQTAAGDERAFYAIVRYYHPKVFSHALTFTKSYPEAEEITQDIFLKVWQQRDQLPEVVSFKDYLYILGRNQIISAMRKRAMKTGEAEEDPLENILLPDKQYQYKEIYQLILEGVKLLPPQQRAAFTMSRLEHLSHEQIAGELKVSKHTVNWHIVQALNFLRAYLGKYAEHLVIVLALQQLF, encoded by the coding sequence ATGAGTGAAAAACTAATCAACGAGCAGGCATTGCTGCTGCAAACGGCAGCAGGAGATGAACGTGCCTTTTATGCGATAGTCAGGTACTATCATCCAAAAGTATTCTCTCATGCACTTACTTTCACCAAATCCTATCCGGAGGCAGAAGAGATCACACAGGACATCTTTCTGAAAGTATGGCAGCAGCGTGATCAGCTGCCGGAAGTAGTGAGCTTTAAAGATTATCTGTATATCCTGGGACGCAACCAGATCATTTCTGCTATGCGCAAGCGTGCTATGAAAACAGGGGAGGCGGAAGAAGACCCCCTGGAAAATATCCTGCTTCCAGACAAACAATACCAATATAAAGAGATTTATCAGCTGATCCTCGAAGGAGTAAAACTGCTTCCGCCACAACAGCGGGCCGCCTTTACCATGAGCCGCCTGGAACACCTCAGTCATGAACAGATAGCAGGAGAACTGAAGGTGTCCAAACATACGGTCAACTGGCACATTGTGCAGGCGCTGAACTTTTTAAGGGCCTACCTGGGCAAATATGCGGAGCACCTGGTGATTGTGCTGGCTCTCCAACAGCTTTTCTAG
- a CDS encoding FecR family protein: MESVQFKELVEQLISGAITPEGKKQFLEYVDQPQYRAELEAILQEAMRTDKYEMQVTPAYTEQFIEKLVEKMHTVEDTPVRPMYARWKWGWAAAIAVILLGSATYFLLQRPVAPVKAPLAITDVAPGSNKAVLTLGDGSVVTLDSAGNKVLQQGAIAIRQQGGILQYDVQEQAASASINTLVTPRGGQYQLILPDGSKVWLNAASSLRYPTAFNESARTVELQGEAYFEISTQKTGNGEKVPFFVKTGKMEVEVLGTHFNVMAYPDEQGISTTLLEGAVRLRNDNMNALIKPGEQGILDSRTNAFKVQPANTDKIMSWKNGIFNFQDNNLAEVMRQLSRWYDIDVVYEKGIPDIVFEGRMGRDLKLSVVLSFLEKSGVHFKLLDERKLVVTP, from the coding sequence ATGGAGTCTGTTCAGTTCAAAGAATTGGTAGAACAGTTGATCTCAGGAGCTATTACCCCGGAAGGGAAAAAGCAGTTCCTGGAATATGTTGACCAGCCGCAATACCGCGCGGAACTGGAAGCTATCTTACAGGAAGCCATGCGCACAGATAAATATGAAATGCAGGTAACACCTGCTTATACAGAACAGTTTATCGAAAAGCTGGTAGAAAAGATGCACACCGTTGAAGATACTCCGGTGCGCCCTATGTATGCCAGATGGAAATGGGGATGGGCAGCGGCTATTGCAGTCATATTGCTGGGCAGCGCCACATACTTCCTGTTGCAGCGTCCTGTGGCACCGGTAAAAGCGCCATTAGCTATCACCGATGTAGCACCTGGCAGTAATAAAGCGGTACTCACCCTGGGAGATGGATCTGTGGTAACACTGGATAGCGCGGGCAATAAAGTACTGCAACAGGGAGCTATCGCCATCCGTCAGCAGGGAGGCATCCTGCAATATGATGTACAGGAGCAAGCAGCATCCGCGAGTATTAATACGCTGGTAACACCCCGTGGCGGACAATATCAGCTGATCCTTCCGGATGGGAGTAAGGTATGGCTGAACGCGGCATCTTCCCTCCGGTATCCTACTGCATTTAATGAATCGGCCAGAACAGTAGAACTGCAAGGGGAGGCCTACTTTGAGATCAGCACACAAAAAACAGGCAATGGCGAAAAGGTGCCCTTTTTCGTAAAGACGGGAAAGATGGAGGTAGAAGTGTTGGGCACGCACTTTAATGTAATGGCTTATCCCGATGAGCAGGGAATCAGTACCACCCTGCTGGAAGGGGCGGTAAGACTGCGTAATGATAACATGAATGCCCTGATTAAACCAGGAGAGCAGGGGATTTTGGACAGCCGCACCAACGCATTTAAAGTACAGCCTGCCAATACGGATAAGATCATGTCCTGGAAAAACGGCATCTTCAATTTCCAGGATAATAACCTGGCAGAAGTGATGCGTCAGCTATCCCGCTGGTATGATATTGATGTCGTGTACGAAAAAGGAATCCCTGACATTGTGTTTGAAGGCCGGATGGGCCGGGATCTGAAACTGTCTGTTGTGCTGTCTTTCCTGGAAAAATCAGGCGTACATTTTAAGCTCCTGGATGAAAGGAAGCTGGTGGTAACACCTTAA
- a CDS encoding TonB-dependent receptor: protein MKLTALLLLVMCLQVSATGVAQTVTLTGKDIPIKKVFAAIEQQTGYMVIYNKRLLEKSKPVTLSAHNMALAEFLGISLKGQSLEFEISNKTILITPQAKRTAPVQLPLEPVSLVKAISGTVTNTEGLALIGASIKLKGSSTGTNTNESGHFTINAQPGQTLVVSYIGYMDKEVTVPAGNGPLNVILEEKISNMGEVVVVAYGSQKKASVTGAIASIQTKEIKQSPAANLAVSLAGRLPGLTSIQRSGEPGRDVTQLFIRGQGTVNAQSPIVLIDGIERDLTYIDPNEVESVTILKDASSTAIFGVRGANGVVLVTTKRGTSATPEINFTAEAGAQDFTRLISTVRSYDYAMLRNLAQTNDGLGPAYTPEQLEHFKNGDDPLHYPDTDWRGIILKNQSLQQRYNLNISGASKTMRYFVNAGYLNQGGQFRVEKGLPYDPGFSLKRYNFRSNIDVQLNKTLSAFLNVAGYLEKQNMPNPNGNADNSPALNILASMIYLPSTVPGPTTPDGDVLSSPVELLPAFGKLNRSGYIQQSRTNVLASYGMEQKLNFITDGLSVKAVISFDSKSVNNLLAQKSYAVYTQEIQPGSNGQDSAFYRLMGDTRNTPLSISGQKSYVTLSNVQGYLNYDKKFGKHDVSGLLLYQRQQTVSNEELPYNLIGYSSRIKYGYNNKYFAEFNAGYNGSEQFVKGSRFGFFPAVSAAWLASGEPFLADNKVVTLLKIRGSYGKVGNDRIGGRRFLYLDDIQVTGGGISPSLGRGQKINIALLKNEALQWEVAQKANVGIEVGLFNSLTLMVDVFTERRDNILRTRGTIPRINGFPNSVIPPVNLGIVENKGYEIELNYRKAFSKDLSLMAKVNLNYARNKQLFADEPQLPKDYAYRYRETDFRIGQLFGYIVDRFFESEEDIAKSPEQNVGRAPKPGDFKYKDLNGDGVVNEKDQAPIGYSNVPEYAFGTAFSITYKNFDLSALFQGVSNVTNFYNSYGTFPILNYIDRHNYSWTPERAAAGEKILYPRLSTTPSPSEISNTFFTIDASYLRLKNLELGYRIPATWADKIGAKGGRFYANGLNLFTWDRLPTKDLDPEMTYNLSYPILRVINFGVNVTF from the coding sequence ATGAAATTAACCGCTTTGCTTCTGCTTGTGATGTGCCTGCAGGTGAGTGCCACCGGGGTAGCACAAACTGTTACACTCACGGGAAAGGATATACCTATTAAGAAAGTCTTTGCTGCCATCGAACAGCAAACGGGCTATATGGTGATCTACAACAAACGTTTACTGGAAAAGAGTAAACCGGTAACCTTGTCGGCGCACAATATGGCGCTGGCAGAATTTCTGGGTATCTCCCTGAAAGGGCAATCCCTGGAGTTTGAGATTTCCAATAAAACGATCCTCATCACACCACAGGCGAAGCGTACAGCCCCGGTGCAGCTGCCGCTGGAACCGGTATCCCTGGTCAAAGCTATTTCCGGTACGGTAACCAACACAGAAGGGCTGGCATTGATCGGGGCCAGCATCAAATTGAAAGGGTCTTCTACAGGTACCAATACCAATGAGTCCGGACATTTTACCATCAATGCGCAACCCGGGCAAACATTGGTGGTGTCATACATCGGCTATATGGATAAAGAGGTGACCGTGCCTGCTGGCAATGGGCCGCTGAACGTGATCCTGGAAGAAAAGATCAGCAACATGGGAGAAGTAGTGGTAGTAGCCTATGGTAGTCAGAAGAAAGCCAGTGTTACAGGTGCGATCGCCTCTATCCAGACCAAAGAAATCAAACAAAGTCCTGCGGCCAACCTGGCAGTATCCCTGGCAGGCCGCTTACCGGGCTTAACGAGTATACAACGGAGTGGTGAGCCCGGCCGTGATGTAACGCAACTGTTTATACGCGGACAAGGCACGGTGAATGCACAATCGCCCATTGTACTGATCGATGGGATAGAACGTGATCTTACTTATATCGATCCCAATGAAGTAGAGTCGGTGACCATCCTGAAAGATGCTTCTTCTACGGCTATATTCGGAGTAAGAGGAGCCAACGGCGTGGTACTGGTTACTACCAAACGCGGTACTTCTGCCACACCGGAAATTAATTTCACGGCAGAAGCCGGTGCCCAGGATTTTACCCGCCTGATCTCTACGGTACGCTCTTACGACTATGCCATGCTGAGAAACCTGGCACAGACCAATGACGGCCTGGGGCCTGCTTACACACCGGAACAGCTGGAGCATTTTAAAAACGGGGATGATCCACTGCATTATCCGGACACCGACTGGCGTGGTATTATTCTCAAAAACCAGTCGCTCCAACAGCGGTATAACCTGAATATCTCCGGTGCCAGCAAAACCATGCGGTACTTTGTAAATGCCGGTTATCTTAACCAGGGCGGGCAATTCCGCGTGGAAAAAGGACTACCCTATGATCCGGGCTTTTCGCTCAAGCGATATAACTTCCGTTCCAATATTGATGTGCAGCTGAATAAAACATTGTCGGCTTTTTTAAATGTAGCGGGGTACCTGGAAAAACAGAACATGCCTAATCCTAATGGTAATGCGGATAATTCACCTGCCCTGAATATCCTGGCCAGTATGATCTACCTGCCTTCTACTGTACCTGGGCCTACTACACCAGATGGGGATGTATTGTCCTCTCCGGTAGAGCTGCTGCCTGCCTTCGGAAAGCTGAACCGCTCCGGGTATATTCAGCAAAGCAGGACCAACGTATTGGCCAGCTATGGCATGGAACAAAAGCTGAACTTTATTACCGATGGGCTGTCTGTTAAAGCGGTGATCTCTTTCGATTCCAAGTCGGTCAATAACCTGCTGGCACAAAAAAGTTATGCGGTATACACCCAGGAAATCCAACCGGGCAGCAATGGACAGGATTCTGCTTTCTACCGGTTGATGGGAGATACCCGTAATACACCACTTAGTATCAGCGGACAAAAATCGTATGTAACGCTTTCCAACGTACAGGGATACCTGAACTACGATAAAAAATTCGGTAAGCATGATGTGTCGGGATTGCTCCTGTATCAGCGTCAGCAAACGGTGTCTAATGAGGAACTGCCTTATAACCTGATCGGCTACTCCTCCCGCATCAAGTATGGCTATAACAATAAATACTTCGCAGAATTTAATGCAGGCTACAACGGCTCCGAGCAGTTTGTGAAAGGCAGCCGCTTTGGTTTCTTCCCGGCAGTATCTGCCGCCTGGCTGGCATCCGGCGAACCCTTCCTGGCGGATAATAAAGTGGTAACATTATTGAAAATAAGAGGGTCTTATGGTAAGGTGGGTAATGACCGCATTGGTGGCAGAAGGTTCCTGTACCTGGATGATATCCAGGTAACCGGTGGTGGTATTTCTCCCAGCCTGGGCCGTGGGCAAAAGATCAATATTGCACTCCTGAAAAATGAAGCCCTGCAATGGGAAGTAGCACAGAAAGCAAATGTAGGCATAGAAGTGGGGTTGTTTAATTCCCTGACCCTGATGGTAGATGTATTTACAGAAAGGAGGGATAACATCCTGAGAACAAGGGGTACTATTCCAAGGATCAACGGATTCCCCAACAGTGTGATCCCGCCGGTAAACCTGGGTATTGTAGAAAACAAAGGATATGAAATTGAGTTGAACTACCGCAAGGCCTTTAGCAAAGACCTGTCCCTGATGGCCAAGGTGAATCTGAACTATGCAAGAAACAAACAGCTGTTTGCCGATGAACCACAACTGCCAAAGGATTATGCTTACCGGTATCGTGAAACAGATTTCCGTATCGGACAACTGTTTGGATATATCGTAGACCGCTTCTTTGAAAGTGAGGAAGACATTGCCAAGTCGCCCGAACAAAACGTAGGACGCGCCCCCAAGCCAGGTGACTTTAAATACAAAGATCTAAATGGCGACGGGGTAGTGAACGAAAAAGACCAGGCACCCATTGGGTATTCCAATGTGCCGGAATATGCATTTGGTACGGCGTTTAGCATTACCTACAAGAACTTTGATCTGAGTGCATTATTCCAGGGTGTTTCCAATGTGACCAACTTCTATAACAGTTATGGTACTTTTCCGATACTGAATTATATAGACCGGCACAACTATAGCTGGACACCTGAAAGAGCCGCCGCCGGAGAAAAGATCCTGTATCCGCGTTTAAGCACTACGCCTTCTCCCAGTGAAATTTCTAATACCTTCTTTACCATTGATGCCAGTTACCTGCGCCTGAAAAACCTGGAGTTGGGATACCGTATCCCTGCTACCTGGGCTGACAAAATAGGCGCCAAGGGTGGACGGTTTTATGCAAACGGGTTGAACCTCTTTACGTGGGATAGATTGCCTACAAAAGACCTGGATCCGGAAATGACCTACAACCTGTCGTATCCCATTTTACGGGTGATCAATTTTGGTGTAAATGTAACGTTCTAA
- a CDS encoding RagB/SusD family nutrient uptake outer membrane protein, with amino-acid sequence MKKSIICLFLCFLVIGCKKNPLDITPDGKISMKDVFSDQVRTEAFLNTIYGFIPYYYTAYQEWSFLAGATDEAQDAEVGNNPGVVWDWITGRLTPSFDPLAAGVDGTVNQYPTFWSGIGYANIFLQNIDNATVKGEQFKSRLKGEAQLLRAFFYLELVKKYGAMPVADKPFDNDFNYTGLKRGTFQECVDFIVKDCDAVIANPNMPLRITIENERVRFSKAIAYAIKSEALLYNASPLWNPTNDAAKWQAAAAGSKEALTALTAGGNYKLADDYGNYFLNNADFAVVPRDRETIYERRSAFPGSVMNVPSKGGIWKLGACPSQELVDSYDMQATGEPAITGYEDADHLKPIINPASGYDPAKPYEGRDPRFYATVWYNGALYDNINGNVHTVATYAGGGDQLIKSPPNRTNTHTGYYLRKFLDPKLPTGQDQVSGWKKYRLAEIYLNLAEAENEANGPTAVALDAVNAIRRRAQMPDLGGLDKEALRERIRRERRVELAIEEHRFWDVRRWKILDKTDKLVTGMEVIKNPDNSFSYKRFVTERRNAWQDKFRIFPIPIADASIVPDFSENQNPGW; translated from the coding sequence ATGAAAAAGTCGATAATATGCCTGTTCTTGTGCTTCCTGGTGATTGGCTGCAAAAAGAATCCGCTTGATATAACACCGGATGGAAAGATATCTATGAAAGATGTTTTTTCCGACCAGGTACGTACAGAAGCATTTTTAAATACGATCTATGGCTTTATTCCATATTACTATACCGCTTATCAGGAATGGTCTTTCCTGGCAGGCGCTACCGATGAAGCCCAGGATGCAGAGGTGGGTAATAACCCCGGTGTAGTATGGGATTGGATCACCGGGCGGTTAACGCCCAGCTTTGATCCGTTGGCAGCAGGGGTGGATGGCACCGTAAATCAATATCCTACCTTCTGGTCAGGGATTGGTTATGCCAATATCTTCCTGCAAAACATTGATAATGCTACCGTAAAAGGGGAGCAATTTAAAAGCAGGCTGAAAGGTGAAGCACAATTGTTGCGTGCTTTCTTTTACCTGGAGCTTGTCAAGAAATATGGTGCTATGCCGGTGGCAGACAAGCCCTTTGATAATGACTTTAACTATACGGGTTTAAAGAGAGGCACTTTCCAGGAATGTGTGGATTTTATTGTAAAAGATTGTGACGCCGTAATTGCTAATCCTAATATGCCCCTGCGTATTACGATAGAGAATGAAAGGGTGCGTTTCAGCAAGGCAATAGCGTATGCTATTAAATCGGAAGCGTTGTTGTACAATGCCAGTCCACTGTGGAACCCAACCAATGATGCAGCGAAATGGCAGGCAGCTGCCGCAGGCTCTAAAGAAGCGCTGACAGCCCTTACCGCAGGTGGTAATTATAAACTGGCAGATGATTATGGGAATTATTTCCTGAACAATGCCGACTTTGCGGTAGTACCCAGGGACCGGGAAACTATTTATGAAAGGCGTAGTGCCTTCCCCGGTAGCGTGATGAACGTACCCAGTAAAGGAGGGATCTGGAAGTTAGGCGCTTGTCCCAGCCAGGAGTTGGTAGATAGCTATGATATGCAGGCCACCGGAGAACCAGCGATCACTGGCTATGAAGATGCGGATCATCTGAAACCTATTATCAACCCAGCTTCCGGCTATGATCCGGCCAAGCCTTATGAAGGCCGTGACCCCCGGTTTTATGCTACGGTATGGTACAATGGTGCATTGTATGACAATATCAACGGCAACGTACATACGGTAGCTACCTATGCGGGCGGTGGTGATCAGTTGATCAAATCACCCCCAAATCGTACCAATACTCATACGGGGTATTACCTGCGTAAGTTCCTTGATCCTAAACTACCTACCGGGCAAGACCAGGTTTCTGGCTGGAAGAAATACCGGTTGGCCGAGATTTATCTCAACCTGGCAGAAGCAGAAAACGAAGCCAATGGCCCTACAGCGGTAGCGCTGGATGCAGTGAATGCCATCCGTAGAAGAGCGCAGATGCCTGACCTGGGCGGGTTGGATAAGGAAGCTCTTCGGGAAAGGATTCGCCGTGAACGTCGGGTGGAACTGGCCATTGAAGAACACCGTTTCTGGGATGTGAGAAGATGGAAGATCCTCGATAAAACGGATAAACTGGTAACAGGTATGGAAGTGATCAAAAATCCTGACAACAGCTTTAGCTATAAACGTTTTGTAACAGAACGCCGCAATGCCTGGCAGGATAAGTTCCGGATCTTCCCGATCCCGATTGCGGATGCTTCCATCGTGCCCGATTTCTCGGAAAATCAAAACCCGGGTTGGTAA